The following proteins are encoded in a genomic region of Musa acuminata AAA Group cultivar baxijiao chromosome BXJ2-11, Cavendish_Baxijiao_AAA, whole genome shotgun sequence:
- the LOC135627342 gene encoding cytochrome P450 78A9-like, producing the protein MASTVDGGWLVSLQVAAKCGGLSADPARLLSLAVAVAICCLATLLLHWASPGGSAWGRYWWSRRRPWGLGHAIPGPRGLPVLGSMRLMSGLAHRKLAAMADVIPGSRRLMALSLGDTRVVVTCDPEVARDILNSPDFADRPANESAYGLMFHCSIGFAPYGAYWRALRRIAATHLFSPKQTSAFARHRADIAGQMVRALNGLVSRPVQVRRILKQASLNHVMWFVFGRQYELEQDTEEMRELRSLVEEGYELLGQLNWSDHLPMLTGLDLQRVRSRCSGLVRRVDRFVTRIIEEHRVARARDSEAAPAPRDFVDVLLSLQGPDKLSDTDMVAVLWEMIFRGADTVAVLIEWVLARLVMHGEVQARAQAELDAVVGEDRDVTRTDEAGLTVAHLPYLQGVIKETLRMHPPGPLLAWARMATSDALVGGALVPAGTTAMVNMWAIARDPAVWPDPLRFDPGRFTDQAAEFPVMGTDLRLAPFGAGRRSCPGKGLAMATVELWVAALAHEFEWLPPGDGAATRELDLSEVLRLSCEMAVPLTVRLRPRRGLA; encoded by the exons ATGGCATCCACGGTTGACGGCGGGTGGCTCGTGTCGCTTCAGGTGGCCGCTAAATGTGGTGGGCTCTCCGCCGACCCCGCCCGCCTCCTCTCTCTCGCTGTTGCCGTAGCGATCTGCTGCCTCGCCACTCTCCTGCTCCACTGGGCCTCCCCGGGTGGCTCCGCCTGGGGGAGGTACTGGTGGAGCAGGCGGCGGCCCTGGGGCCTCGGCCACGCCATCCCGGGGCCCCGGGGCCTCCCCGTCCTCGGGAGCATGCGCCTCATGTCCGGCCTTGCCCACCGGAAGCTCGCAGCAATGGCTGACGTCATCCCCGGCTCTCGGCGGCTCATGGCGCTCAGCCTTGGTGACACACGGGTGGTCGTCACCTGCGACCCAGAGGTGGCCAGGGACATTCTCAACAGCCCCGATTTCGCCGACCGGCCGGCCAACGAGTCGGCCTACGGGCTCATGTTTCACTGCTCCATAGGTTTCGCCCCCTACGGCGCCTACTGGCGCGCTCTGCGGAGAATCGCGGCCACCCACCTCTTCTCACCCAAGCAGACATCCGCCTTCGCGCGCCACCGCGCCGACATCGCCGGCCAGATGGTTAGGGCCCTGAACGGCCTCGTCTCTCGGCCCGTCCAAGTCCGAAGGATTCTGAAGCAAGCCTCTCTCAACCACGTCATGTGGTTCGTCTTCGGGAGGCAGTACGAGCTCGAGCAGGACACCGAGGAGATGAGGGAGCTGAGAAGCTTAGTGGAAGAGGGCTACGAGCTCCTGGGCCAGCTCAATTGGTCGGACCACCTACCGATGCTCACCGGCCTGGACCTGCAGCGCGTTCGGTCTCGCTGCTCCGGGCTCGTCCGCCGGGTCGACCGGTTCGTCACCCGCATCATCGAGGAGCACCGAGTCGCGCGCGCGCGCGACTCGGAGGCCGCTCCCGCTCCCCGAGACTTCGTGGACGTTCTGCTGTCCCTGCAGGGCCCCGATAAGTTATCTGACACCGACATGGTCGCCGTTCTCTGG GAGATGATATTCCGGGGTGCCGACACCGTGGCGGTGCTGATAGAGTGGGTACTCGCGCGGCTGGTGATGCACGGGGAGGTGCAGGCGAGAGCGCAGGCGGAGCTGGACGCGGTGGTGGGCGAGGACCGGGATGTGACGAGAACCGACGAGGCGGGGCTGACGGTGGCGCATCTACCGTACCTGCAGGGGGTGATAAAGGAGACACTGAGAATGCATCCTCCAGGCCCGCTGCTGGCGTGGGCCCGCATGGCCACGTCGGACGCGCTCGTCGGCGGGGCCCTCGTGCCTGCGGGGACGACGGCGATGGTGAACATGTGGGCCATCGCGCGCGACCCGGCGGTTTGGCCGGACCCGCTCCGGTTCGATCCCGGCCGGTTTACGGACCAGGCGGCCGAGTTCCCGGTAATGGGGACGGACTTGCGACTGGCGCCGTTCGGGGCCGGGCGGCGGAGCTGCCCCGGGAAGGGGCTAGCCATGGCCACGGTGGAGCTCTGGGTGGCGGCGCTGGCGCACGAGTTCGAGTGGCTGCCTCCGGGCGACGGCGCGGCGACGAGGGAGCTCGACCTCTCGGAAGTGCTGCGACTCTCCTGCGAGATGGCGGTGCCGCTGACGGTAAGGCTGCGACCGCGACGGGGGTTGGCTTGA
- the LOC135627357 gene encoding SH3 domain-containing protein 2-like has protein sequence MDAIRKQATKLREQVARQQQVVLKQFGGGGYGISDNVITDEAELQQYRRIEQLYISTRSSKHFQRDIVRGVEGFIVTGSKQVEIGTKLSDDSRKYGVENSCTSDHTLSKAALIFSQARSHMEKERENLLKSLSSLVVEPLRAMVVGAQLEDARHLAQRYEKMRQEAEVQTIEVSKCQIKLREAPGYVDNSLKLEAAETKLQELKSNMTVLGKEAIAAMAAVEAQQQRLTLQRLIAMIESERSYHLKNLQILDQLAGEMVSKRQRIEASPSSVLDEPVPPPQSYEEADGVYPSHTFDGLTDSMGYFLGEVVHSYQAESDAELDLSVGDFVVVRKVSNNGWAEGECKGKAGWFPYGYVERRDRVLASKIAEVF, from the exons ATGGATGCCATAAGGAAGCAAGCCACAAAGCTGAGGGAGCAGGTCGCCAGGCAGCAGCAG GTGGTTCTGAAGCAATTTGGAGGTGGTGGTTATGGAATCTCTGATAATGTGATTACTGATGAGGCAGAACTTCAGCAATATCGGAGAATAGAGCAGCTATACATATCAACACGATCAAGCAAG CATTTCCAAAGGGATATTGTTCGTGGTGTGGAAGGCTTCATTGTGACTGGGTCAAAACAAGTTGAGATTG GTACTAAATTATCCGATGACAGCAGAAAATATGGTGTTGAGAACAGCTGCACCAGTGACCATACATTATCAAAAGCTGCATTAATTTTTAGTCAGGCTCGTTCCCATATGGAAAAAGAACGTGAAAATTTATTGAAATCGCTTAGTAGCCTG GTTGTGGAGCCATTACGAGCAATGGTAGTGGGAGCCCAATTAGAAGATGCTCGACATCTTGCTCAGCGCTATGAGAAAATGAGACAAGAAGCTGAAGTTCAG ACTATTGAAGTTTCAAAGTGCCAAATTAAACTAAGGGAAGCTCCTGGTTATGTCGACAATAGTTTGAAGTTAGAAGCTGCTGAAACAAAGTTGCAAgaactgaaatcaaacatgacagTGTTAGGTAAAGAAGCTATAGCAGCAATGGCTGCTGTTGAAGCTCAACAACAAAGATTGACTTTGCAGCGACTAATTGCAATG ATTGAATCTGAGCGCAGTTACCATCTGAAAAACCTTCAAATCCTTGACCAGCTTGCAGGAGAG ATGGTTTCTAAACGGCAAAGAATTGAAGCATCTCCAAGCTCAGTCTTGGATGAACCTGTACCTCCACCTCAATCATATGAAGAAGCCGATGGAGTATATCCTTCCCACACTTTTGATGGATTAACTGATTCTATGGGATACTTTCTGGGGGAG GTTGTGCATTCATATCAGGCTGAGTCAGATGCTGAACTGGACTTGTCAGTTGGAGACTTTGTTGTTGTGCGAAAG GTATCCAATAATGGATGGGCAGAGGGCGAATGCAAGGGCAAGGCTGGATGGTTCCCCTATGGATACGTGGAGAGGCGTGATCGTGTTCTTGCTAGCAAAATTGCTGAAGTATTCTGA